A stretch of the Papaver somniferum cultivar HN1 chromosome 6, ASM357369v1, whole genome shotgun sequence genome encodes the following:
- the LOC113291556 gene encoding 2-hydroxyisoflavanone dehydratase-like, with the protein MERKNSSGEIAHEVLPLIRVFKDGRVERLIGTEEVVPPSIEDPKTSVSSKDVVIIPETGVSARLYVPKLIQKKKLPLLVYFHGGGFCIETTFSPHYHYYLNEVVSQANVVDVSVDYKRAPEHYVPIAFDDS; encoded by the coding sequence CTCATGAAGTTCTACCATTAATTAGAGTCTTCAAAGATGGCAGAGTTGAAAGGTTAATTGGAACAGAAGAAGTTGTTCCTCCATCCATTGAAGATCCAAAAACTAGCGTTTCATCAAAAGACGTTGTGATCATACCTGAAACGGGTGTTTCAGCGAGACTTTATGTTCCAAAACTCATTCAGAAGAAGAAACTTCCTCTTCTTGTTTATTTTCATGGAGGAGGATTTTGCATTGAAACAACGTTTTCTCCACATTACCATTATTATCTAAATGAGGTGGTTTCACAAGCAAACGTTGTTGATGTTTCTGTTGATTATAAAAGAGCACCGGAACACTATGTTCCGATCGCTTTCGACGATTCATAG